The Aeoliella mucimassa genome includes the window TCTCGACGACCTTCTTCTTGACCTTCTTCACCTTCTTCTTGAGGCCGGAGCCGTCGGCGGAGGCCACTTTCTTCTTGGCGGTCTTGCCAGCGGCCGACTTTGCCACCTTCTTCTTCGGCGAAGCTGGTTCGGGCTCTGGCTCAGGTTCAGGCGGCGCGGGCTTCTTCGGCAACCGCGACTTGCAATCGCCATCGATCGCGAGCAGTGTCTTGCGGGCGGTTGTGCCGTAGGGGTTCTTGCCGATCTCAACCCCCAGTTGGTGGAGGATCGTGGCCATCTCGATGCCTTTGGTCTTCGGCACCGCTCGTTCGAGTCCAGGGATGTGCCAGTCTTTGGCTTCTTTTTCGCTGATGATGTCGAACACCAGGAAGGCGGTCAGCAGCCCTTGATTGGCCGGAATCGCGTGTCCCCCCAAAGCATGCTGCGTAACGTACGCCACGGTGAAGGGGGTGGTGCCTTCGTACTTTTCGATAGTCTTGGTTGCCTGGCCAAGATTCTGCTTTTTCAGGTGTTCCAAGTCGTACAAGTACACCGACTCGAACACGCTGTGCAGTGTCCGCTTCAGGCGTTCTGCCGCGCTGTCGCCATCCAGCAGTTCGCTCAATGTTTCGGCGAGCTCACGCTTGGTGCTCACCCGCACTTCGTTCCAATCGAAGTACTCGGTTTGCAGTTTCTGAAAGGCTGTTTCGGCAGCCTCGTACGGCGAGTTCTCCAGCAGGCAGGCAAACAGCAAATGCTCGAGCAGGGTACGACTCGGAGGGGGAGTCACCGGCTTGTAGTGCTTTTTAATTTGCCCCAGCAGCTTGGTGATGCGGGTGCCGCGATTCTGTGTTGCCATGCTTGGTTTGCCTCAACCGGTAAGGTTGTAGGGTTTATGCAGTCGTGAGGTGTGCGTTCTATCAGTTATTGCCAGGGTGCCAATTTGCCCCCGCGAGCAATTGGCCTAAAAGAATAGCTTGCTATTCTTCGTTCGCCGAATCGGGTGGGTCGTCGACGATCTCGCCTGCCTCATCGGGCAGCACTTCGTTGAGCATTTTTGAGATCGCAATCGACTTCTTCACGCCTTGATCCAGCTCGAATTTCAGCCGCGGAGTGTACCGGGTGTCAATCCGTTGGGCAATCTTCGACTGCAGATAACCGGCCGAACTTTGTAGTCCGCGCAAGCAGGTCCGTTGCTTGGCTTCGCTGCCCATCACCGAGACGTGCACCGTGGCACCTCGCATGTCGGGCGTAACTTCCACGTAGGTGACCGTGACGTCCTCGATACGAGGGTCGTGCAGGTCGGTGAGGATCGCCATGCTCACGACTTCGCGGATGG containing:
- the rbfA gene encoding 30S ribosome-binding factor RbfA produces the protein MSSRRVLKAAEAIREVVSMAILTDLHDPRIEDVTVTYVEVTPDMRGATVHVSVMGSEAKQRTCLRGLQSSAGYLQSKIAQRIDTRYTPRLKFELDQGVKKSIAISKMLNEVLPDEAGEIVDDPPDSANEE